A single Pan troglodytes isolate AG18354 chromosome X, NHGRI_mPanTro3-v2.0_pri, whole genome shotgun sequence DNA region contains:
- the CFP gene encoding properdin, with protein MITEGAQAPRLLLPPLLLLLTLPATGSDPVLCFTQYEESSGKCKGLLGGGVSVEDCCLNTAFAYQKRNGGLCQPCRSPRWSLWSTWAPCSVTCSEGSQLRYRRCVGWNGQCSEKVAPGTLEWQLQACEDQQCCPEMGGWSGWGPWEPCSVTCSKGTRTRKRACNHPAPKCGGHCPGQAQESEACDTQQVCPTHGAWATWGPWTPCSASCHGGPHEPKETRSRKCSAPEPSQKPPGKPCPGLAYEHRRCTGLPPCPVAGGWGPWSPVSPCPVTCGLGQTMEQRTCDQPVPQHGGPFCAGDATRTHICNTAVPCPVDGEWDSWGEWSPCIRRNMKSISCQEIPGQQSRGRTCRGRKFDGHRCAGQQQDIRHCYSIQHCPLKGSWSEWSTWGLCMPPCGPNPTRARQRLCTPLLPKYPPTVSMVEGQGEKNVTFWGRPLPRCEELQGQKLVVEEKRPCLHVPACKDPEEEEL; from the exons ATGATCACAGAGGGAGCGCAGGCCCCTCGATTGTTGCTGCCGCCGCTGCTCCTGCTGCTCACCCTGCCAGCCACAG GCTCAGACCCCGTGCTCTGCTTCACCCAGTATGAAGAATCCTCCGGCAAGTGCAAGGGCCTCCTGGGGGGTGGTGTCAGCGTGGAAGACTGCTGTCTCAACACTGCCTTTGCCTACCAGAAACGTAATGGTGGGCTCTGTCAGCCTTGCAG GTCCCCACGATGGTCCCTGTGGTCCACATGGGCCCCCTGTTCAGTGACGTGCTCTGAGGGCTCCCAGCTGCGGTACCGGCGCTGTGTGGGCTGGAATGGGCAGTGCTCTGAAAAGGTGGCACCTGGGACCTTGGAGTGGCAGCTCCAGGCCTGTGAGGACCAGCAGTGCTGTCCTG AGATGGGCGGCTGGTCTGGCTGGGGGCCCtgggagccttgctctgtcacctgctcCAAAGGGACCCGGACCCGCAAGCGAGCCTGTAATCACCCTGCTCCCAAGTGTGGGGGCCACTGCCCAGGACAGGCACAGGAATCAGAGGCCTGTGACACCCAGCAGGTCTGCCCCA cACACGGGGCCTGGGCCACCTGGGGCCCCTGGAccccctgctcagcctcctgccaCGGTGGACCCCACGAACCTAAGGAGACACGAAGCCGCAAGTGTTCTGCACCTGAGCCCTCCCAGAAGCCTCCTGGGAAGCCCTGCCCGGGGCTAGCCTACGAGCACCGGAGGTGCACCGgcctgccaccctgcccag tggctgggggctgggggccttGGAGCCCTGTGAGCCCCTGCCCTGTGACCTGTGGCCTGGGCCAGACCATGGAACAACGGACGTGCGATCAACCTGTGCCCCAGCATGGGGGCCCCTTCTGTGCTGGCGATGCCACCCGGACCCACATCTGCAACACAGCTGTGCCCTGCCCTG TGGATGGAGAGTGGGACTCGTGGGGGGAGTGGAGCCCCTGTATCCGACGGAACATGAAGTCCATCAGCTGTCAAGAAATCCCGGGCCAGCAGTCACGCGGGAGGACCTGCAGGGGCCGCAAGTTTGACGGACATCGATGTGCCGGGCAACAGCAGGATATCCGGCACTGCTACAGCATCCAGCACTGCCCCT TGAAAGGATCATGGTCAGAGTGGAGTACCTGGGGGCTGTGCATGCCCCCCTGTGGACCTAATCCTACCCGTGCCCGCCAGCGCCTCTGCACACCCTTGCTCCCCAAGTACCC GCCCACCGTTTCCATGGTCGAAGGTCAGGGCGAGAAGAACGTGACCTTCTGGGGGAGACCGCTGCCACGGTGTGAGGAGCTACAAGGGCAGAAGCTGGTGGTGGAGGAGAAACGACCATGTCTACACGTGCCTGCTTGCAAAGACCCTGAGGAAGAGGAACTCTAA
- the ELK1 gene encoding ETS domain-containing protein Elk-1 isoform X1, with product MLRGNSRCEGPFSLMVKCLVNWNLTAWLQMLALPHVAYGRYPWDGVSTPPAMDPSVTLWQFLLQLLREQGNGHIISWTSRDGGEFKLVDAEEVARLWGLRKNKTNMNYDKLSRALRYYYDKNIIRKVSGQKFVYKFVSYPEVAGCSTEDCPPQPEVSVTSTMPNVAPAAIHAAPGDTVSGKPGTPKGAGMAGPGGLARSSRNEYMRSGLYSTFTIQSLQPQPPPHPRPAVVLPNAAPAGAAAPPSGSRSTSPSPLEACLEAEEAGLPLQVILTPPEAPNLKSEELNVEPGLGRALPPEVKVEGPKEELEVAGERGFVPETTKAEPEVPPQEGVPARLPAVVMDTAGQAGSHAASSPEISQPQKGRKPRDLELPLSPSLLGGPGPERTPGSGSGSGLQAPGPALTPSLLPTHTLTPVLLTPSSLPPSIHFWSTLSPIAPRSPAKLSFQFPSSGSAQVHIPSISVDGLSTPVVLSPGPQKP from the exons GTACCCCTGGGATGGCGTGAGCACTCCCCCAGCGATGGACCCATCTGTGACGCTGTGGCAGTTTCTGCTGCAGCTGCTGAGAGAGCAAGGCAATGGCCACATCATCTCCTGGACTTCACGGGATGGTGGTGAATTCAAGCTGGTGGATGCAGAGGAGGTGGCCCGGCTGTGGGGGCTACGCAAGAACAAGACCAACATGAATTACGACAAGCTCAGCCGGGCCTTGCGGTACTACTATGACAAG AACATCATCCGCAAGGTGAGCGGCCAGAAGTTCGTCTACAAGTTTGTGTCCTACCCTGAGGTCGCAGGGTGCTCCACTGAGGACTGCCCGCCCCAGCCAGAGGTGTCTGTTACCTCCACCATGCCAAATGTGGCCCCTGCTGCTATACATGCCGCCCCAGGGGACACTGTCTCTGGAAAGCCAGGCACACCCAAGGGTGCGGGAATGGCAGGCCCAGGCGGTTTGGCGCGCAGCAGCCGGAACGAGTACATGCGCTCGGGCCTCTATTCCACCTTCACCATCCAGTCTCTGCAGCCGCAGCCACCCCCTCATCCTCGGCCTGCTGTGGTGCTCCCCAATGCAGCTCCTGCAGGGGCAGCAGCGCCCCCCTCGGGGAGCAGGAGCACCAGTCCAAGCCCCTTGGAGGCCTGTCTGGAGGCTGAAGAGGCCGGCTTGCCTCTGCAG GTCATCCTGACCCCGCCCGAGGCCCCAAACCTGAAATCGGAAGAGCTTAATGTGGAGCCGGGTTTGGGCCGGGCTTTGCCCCCAGAAGTGAAAGTAGAAGGGCCCAAGGAAGAGTTGGAAGTTGCGGGGGAGAGAGGGTTTGTGCCAGAAACCACCAAGGCCGAGCCAGAAGTCCCTCCACAGGAGGGCGTGCCAGCCCGGCTGCCCGCGGTTGTTATGGACACCGCAGGGCAGGCGGGCAGCCATGCGGCTTCCAGCCCTGAGATCTCCCAGCCGCAGAAGGGCCGGAAGCCCCGGGACCTAGAGCTTCCACTCAGCCCGAGCCTGCTAGGTGGGCCGGGACCCGAACGGACCCCAGGATCGGGAAGTGGCTCCGGCCTCCAGGCTCCTGGGCCGGCGCTGACCCCATCCCTGCTTCCTACGCATACATTG ACCCCGGTGCTGCTGACACCCAGCTCGCTGCCTCCCAGCATTCACTTCTGGAGCACCCTGAGTCCCATTGCGCCCCGTAGCCCGGCCAAGCTCTCCTTCCAG TTTCCATCCAGTGGCAGCGCCCAGGTGCACATCCCTTCTATCAGCGTGGATGGCCTCTCGACCCCCGTGGTGCTCTCCCCAGGGCCCCAGAAGCCATga
- the ELK1 gene encoding ETS domain-containing protein Elk-1 isoform X2 translates to MDPSVTLWQFLLQLLREQGNGHIISWTSRDGGEFKLVDAEEVARLWGLRKNKTNMNYDKLSRALRYYYDKNIIRKVSGQKFVYKFVSYPEVAGCSTEDCPPQPEVSVTSTMPNVAPAAIHAAPGDTVSGKPGTPKGAGMAGPGGLARSSRNEYMRSGLYSTFTIQSLQPQPPPHPRPAVVLPNAAPAGAAAPPSGSRSTSPSPLEACLEAEEAGLPLQVILTPPEAPNLKSEELNVEPGLGRALPPEVKVEGPKEELEVAGERGFVPETTKAEPEVPPQEGVPARLPAVVMDTAGQAGSHAASSPEISQPQKGRKPRDLELPLSPSLLGGPGPERTPGSGSGSGLQAPGPALTPSLLPTHTLTPVLLTPSSLPPSIHFWSTLSPIAPRSPAKLSFQFPSSGSAQVHIPSISVDGLSTPVVLSPGPQKP, encoded by the exons ATGGACCCATCTGTGACGCTGTGGCAGTTTCTGCTGCAGCTGCTGAGAGAGCAAGGCAATGGCCACATCATCTCCTGGACTTCACGGGATGGTGGTGAATTCAAGCTGGTGGATGCAGAGGAGGTGGCCCGGCTGTGGGGGCTACGCAAGAACAAGACCAACATGAATTACGACAAGCTCAGCCGGGCCTTGCGGTACTACTATGACAAG AACATCATCCGCAAGGTGAGCGGCCAGAAGTTCGTCTACAAGTTTGTGTCCTACCCTGAGGTCGCAGGGTGCTCCACTGAGGACTGCCCGCCCCAGCCAGAGGTGTCTGTTACCTCCACCATGCCAAATGTGGCCCCTGCTGCTATACATGCCGCCCCAGGGGACACTGTCTCTGGAAAGCCAGGCACACCCAAGGGTGCGGGAATGGCAGGCCCAGGCGGTTTGGCGCGCAGCAGCCGGAACGAGTACATGCGCTCGGGCCTCTATTCCACCTTCACCATCCAGTCTCTGCAGCCGCAGCCACCCCCTCATCCTCGGCCTGCTGTGGTGCTCCCCAATGCAGCTCCTGCAGGGGCAGCAGCGCCCCCCTCGGGGAGCAGGAGCACCAGTCCAAGCCCCTTGGAGGCCTGTCTGGAGGCTGAAGAGGCCGGCTTGCCTCTGCAG GTCATCCTGACCCCGCCCGAGGCCCCAAACCTGAAATCGGAAGAGCTTAATGTGGAGCCGGGTTTGGGCCGGGCTTTGCCCCCAGAAGTGAAAGTAGAAGGGCCCAAGGAAGAGTTGGAAGTTGCGGGGGAGAGAGGGTTTGTGCCAGAAACCACCAAGGCCGAGCCAGAAGTCCCTCCACAGGAGGGCGTGCCAGCCCGGCTGCCCGCGGTTGTTATGGACACCGCAGGGCAGGCGGGCAGCCATGCGGCTTCCAGCCCTGAGATCTCCCAGCCGCAGAAGGGCCGGAAGCCCCGGGACCTAGAGCTTCCACTCAGCCCGAGCCTGCTAGGTGGGCCGGGACCCGAACGGACCCCAGGATCGGGAAGTGGCTCCGGCCTCCAGGCTCCTGGGCCGGCGCTGACCCCATCCCTGCTTCCTACGCATACATTG ACCCCGGTGCTGCTGACACCCAGCTCGCTGCCTCCCAGCATTCACTTCTGGAGCACCCTGAGTCCCATTGCGCCCCGTAGCCCGGCCAAGCTCTCCTTCCAG TTTCCATCCAGTGGCAGCGCCCAGGTGCACATCCCTTCTATCAGCGTGGATGGCCTCTCGACCCCCGTGGTGCTCTCCCCAGGGCCCCAGAAGCCATga